A single genomic interval of Croceibacter atlanticus HTCC2559 harbors:
- a CDS encoding trimeric intracellular cation channel family protein, producing MDFFVFVDLIGTIAFAISGVLTATKKRMDVFGIIIIAFVTSIGGGTLRDLLVGFPVAWIRNTYYVYFIIGCTILAILFRRKLRHVRTSLFLFDTIGIGLYTVVGIEKGLSADLSPVICVALGTVTATFGGVIRDILCNEIPVVFRKEIYATACILGGVSYFVLLFLTPIPEGIIFVIAGSIVITFRLLAVHYKWILPTIYSKEELENLN from the coding sequence ATGGATTTCTTTGTATTTGTTGATCTTATAGGAACAATAGCATTTGCAATTTCTGGTGTTTTAACAGCCACCAAGAAGCGTATGGATGTTTTTGGCATTATTATTATTGCTTTTGTAACATCAATTGGTGGTGGTACGTTAAGAGACCTTTTAGTAGGATTTCCCGTAGCTTGGATACGCAATACTTATTATGTTTACTTTATTATAGGATGCACAATTTTAGCTATTTTATTTAGACGAAAATTAAGACATGTAAGAACCTCTTTATTTCTATTTGATACTATTGGTATTGGTTTGTACACCGTAGTTGGTATAGAAAAGGGATTATCTGCAGATTTGTCTCCAGTAATTTGTGTTGCATTAGGAACAGTTACAGCTACATTTGGTGGTGTAATACGAGACATACTCTGTAATGAAATACCAGTTGTATTTAGAAAAGAGATTTATGCTACTGCCTGTATTTTAGGAGGTGTTTCCTACTTTGTGTTATTGTTCTTAACTCCTATACCAGAAGGTATTATTTTTGTTATAGCAGGATCAATAGTAATTACATTTAGGCTACTAGCAGTTCATTACAAATGGATACTGCCTACAATTTACTCGAAAGAAGAATTGGAAAACTTAAATTAG
- a CDS encoding NUDIX hydrolase: protein MTFDDFKVLASKVENLELPGKKALFKMAPMERVKELKDVDIKALNPREAAVTALFYPNKDNQTFLILILRKTYKGVHSAQIGFPGGKVEPEDKDLKDTAKRETEEEVGVPYDDIQLIKKMTTAYIPPSNFNVHPFIGYIEDTPKLIKQDDEVEDIVLVDIDDFLNEDSLIEETLTTSYATELTVPAFHLNGHVVWGATAMMLSEIKTLFKQVL from the coding sequence ATGACATTTGATGATTTTAAAGTATTGGCATCAAAAGTAGAGAATCTAGAACTTCCTGGAAAAAAAGCGTTGTTTAAAATGGCGCCAATGGAGCGTGTTAAGGAATTAAAAGATGTAGATATTAAAGCATTAAATCCTAGAGAAGCTGCCGTAACCGCATTATTTTATCCTAATAAAGACAACCAGACGTTTTTAATTCTCATTTTAAGGAAAACTTATAAAGGTGTTCACTCTGCTCAAATAGGTTTTCCTGGAGGCAAGGTAGAGCCAGAAGACAAAGACTTAAAAGATACTGCCAAACGTGAAACAGAAGAAGAAGTAGGAGTGCCATATGATGATATACAGCTAATTAAAAAAATGACAACGGCTTATATACCGCCATCTAATTTTAATGTACATCCTTTTATCGGCTATATAGAAGACACTCCTAAGCTAATAAAGCAAGACGATGAAGTAGAAGATATAGTTTTGGTTGATATAGATGATTTCTTAAATGAAGATAGCCTTATTGAAGAAACATTAACTACATCTTATGCTACAGAACTAACAGTTCCTGCCTTTCATTTAAATGGTCATGTGGTTTGGGGTGCAACAGCAATGATGCTATCTGAAATCAAAACCTTGTTTAAACAGGTGCTTTAA
- a CDS encoding peptidylprolyl isomerase — translation MSFYKFSYLALIVVVLLSGCEDKQTQKKGNTKTVSKDLIPDSIPDVETIAERRARFEAELPDVEKIEQEQLIPFLTAYGKDNPENRVVIKTDLGDIYVTLFNDTPLHRANFIRLAKLGYFDTTFFHRVSPNFVIQGGNSDRTDTAKMRGKVGSFLIPSEFKAGYSHIRGAFAAAKYSEQNVSKASSPFEFYIVQKKNGAHHIDNDHTVFGRVTKGMDVVDKINAVETDDSEWPLRNIPITVEVLD, via the coding sequence ATGTCATTTTATAAATTCTCTTATTTAGCGTTAATCGTAGTTGTTTTACTTTCGGGTTGTGAAGATAAGCAAACCCAGAAAAAAGGAAACACCAAGACCGTAAGTAAGGATCTTATTCCAGATTCTATCCCAGATGTTGAAACTATTGCAGAACGTAGAGCAAGATTTGAAGCAGAGTTACCAGATGTTGAAAAAATTGAGCAGGAACAACTTATACCCTTTCTTACTGCCTATGGTAAAGACAACCCAGAAAATCGTGTTGTTATAAAAACAGACTTGGGAGATATTTATGTTACGCTGTTTAATGATACTCCTTTACACAGAGCAAACTTTATTAGGTTAGCAAAACTTGGATATTTTGACACTACCTTTTTTCACAGAGTATCTCCTAACTTCGTGATTCAAGGTGGTAATAGCGATCGTACAGACACAGCCAAAATGAGAGGCAAAGTTGGTTCTTTTTTAATTCCTTCTGAATTTAAAGCTGGTTATTCTCATATAAGAGGTGCATTTGCAGCTGCTAAATATTCAGAACAAAATGTTAGCAAAGCATCTTCTCCGTTTGAATTTTATATTGTTCAAAAGAAAAATGGTGCTCACCATATAGATAATGATCATACAGTCTTTGGAAGAGTTACTAAAGGTATGGATGTGGTAGATAAAATAAATGCCGTTGAAACAGACGATAGTGAATGGCCACTAAGAAATATACCTATTACAGTTGAAGTCTTAGACTAA
- a CDS encoding lysophospholipid acyltransferase family protein, giving the protein MGLFKTNPFGHKLILKKWLIRILGALTHRRFKGFNQLQIEGSEIIKNLPDNNVLFVSNHQTYFADVVAMFHVFNASLSGRVDSIKNIGYLWNPKLNMYYIAAAETMKSGFIPKLFAYAGSISIERTWRAKGKEVNRQVKMSDISNIAKALDDGWVITFPQGTTKPWKPIRKGTAHIIRHYKPIVVPVVIDGFRRSFDKKGLRIKKRGILQSMEIKQPLEFDYENDSVDDIVEKLQFAIEQHPSFLKVIPTEELQAEEELNKERKWQY; this is encoded by the coding sequence ATGGGGTTATTTAAAACCAATCCATTCGGGCATAAACTTATATTAAAAAAATGGCTCATTCGTATTTTAGGGGCTTTAACGCACAGGCGTTTTAAAGGGTTTAATCAATTACAGATTGAAGGTTCTGAGATTATAAAAAATCTACCAGATAACAATGTACTCTTTGTATCTAACCACCAAACATATTTTGCAGATGTTGTAGCCATGTTTCATGTGTTTAATGCAAGTTTAAGTGGCAGAGTAGACTCTATTAAGAATATTGGTTATTTATGGAATCCTAAGCTAAATATGTATTACATAGCTGCTGCAGAAACTATGAAATCTGGGTTTATTCCAAAATTATTTGCTTACGCAGGATCTATATCTATAGAGCGTACTTGGCGTGCAAAAGGCAAGGAAGTAAACCGTCAAGTTAAGATGAGTGATATAAGCAATATAGCAAAAGCTTTGGATGATGGTTGGGTTATTACATTCCCACAAGGAACTACTAAACCTTGGAAACCTATTAGAAAGGGTACAGCGCATATCATTAGGCATTATAAGCCAATTGTAGTACCTGTGGTTATAGATGGCTTTAGAAGATCTTTTGATAAAAAAGGATTACGTATAAAAAAACGCGGTATACTACAATCAATGGAAATTAAACAACCTTTAGAGTTTGATTATGAAAACGATAGTGTAGATGATATAGTAGAAAAATTACAGTTTGCTATTGAGCAACATCCTTCATTTTTAAAAGTAATTCCTACTGAAGAATTACAAGCTGAAGAGGAATTAAATAAAGAACGTAAATGGCAATATTAA
- a CDS encoding DUF4350 domain-containing protein, translated as MFGIFIAFLAGLVILESLEKEPVNWFESYINQDKIPFGSYVLFESLSQNKSTDITLVDVPPYEFLQDTVHQGTYFFLNNNVYFDKDELNTLLNWVSKGNNVFLSANSISKPTKDSLGLQTETLLSTKDMRQRPLLNLSNPKFKQDSAYDFGRTSYVSYFNEIDTLKTTILGYADYLNENRAIKENYVNFIKLPYGKGSLTLHLFPKAFTNYFMLMEDNISYTEHALAYLNTNDKIYWDRHYKSGQTFQTSLMYVLFSNKYFKWSYYLLLITGVLFVIFEGKRKQRAIKVITPLSNKTYDYTKTIAGLYLDKKDHKSIINKQVSLFMEYIRNELRLQTTTLNDNFYRQVSARSNNTFEDTKALFNFLKQMEATKHPKKEDVLNVNLHIQKFKLK; from the coding sequence ATGTTTGGCATTTTCATAGCATTTTTAGCGGGATTAGTTATCCTAGAGTCGCTAGAAAAAGAGCCCGTAAATTGGTTTGAGAGTTATATAAACCAAGATAAAATACCGTTTGGAAGCTATGTCTTATTCGAAAGCTTATCGCAAAATAAAAGTACCGATATAACCTTAGTTGATGTACCTCCTTATGAATTTTTACAAGATACAGTACACCAAGGCACCTACTTTTTTCTTAATAATAACGTTTATTTTGACAAAGATGAATTAAACACATTATTAAATTGGGTTTCAAAAGGCAACAACGTATTCTTATCTGCTAATAGCATAAGTAAACCTACGAAAGATTCACTAGGATTACAGACAGAAACGTTGCTGTCTACTAAGGATATGAGGCAAAGACCTCTTTTAAATCTTTCGAATCCTAAATTTAAGCAAGACAGCGCATATGACTTTGGGAGAACTAGTTATGTATCATATTTCAACGAAATAGACACGCTTAAAACTACAATTTTAGGTTATGCAGACTATCTTAATGAAAATAGAGCGATAAAGGAAAACTACGTAAATTTTATAAAATTACCATATGGTAAAGGCTCGCTTACTTTACATCTTTTTCCTAAAGCATTCACCAATTACTTTATGTTAATGGAAGACAACATAAGCTACACAGAACACGCTTTAGCTTATTTAAATACTAATGACAAAATATATTGGGATAGGCATTATAAAAGCGGTCAAACATTTCAAACCTCATTAATGTATGTGTTGTTTAGTAATAAGTATTTTAAATGGTCTTATTATTTATTGTTAATAACAGGAGTCTTATTTGTAATTTTTGAAGGCAAGCGAAAACAAAGAGCCATTAAAGTAATTACACCACTAAGCAACAAAACTTACGATTATACCAAAACTATTGCAGGTCTATATCTAGATAAAAAAGACCATAAAAGTATTATTAATAAACAAGTTTCTTTGTTTATGGAATATATAAGGAATGAGTTAAGGTTACAAACCACTACTTTAAATGATAATTTTTACAGACAAGTAAGTGCAAGAAGCAATAATACTTTTGAAGACACTAAAGCATTATTTAATTTTTTAAAACAGATGGAAGCAACTAAACATCCTAAAAAAGAAGATGTTTTAAATGTTAATCTACACATTCAAAAGTTTAAATTGAAATAA
- a CDS encoding endonuclease III domain-containing protein gives MTKAEKVQFVIDKLQELYPTIPIPLDHKDPYTLLIAVLMSAQSTDVRVNKITPLLFEVADNPYKMVKLSVEEIRDIIKPVGLSPMKAKGIHGLSEILIDKYDGKVPADFEALESLPAVGHKTASVVMSQAFGIPAFPVDTHIHRLMYRWNLTNGKNVVQTEKDAKRLFPKELWNDLHLQIIWYGREYSPARGWDLDKDIITKTIGRKTVLADYYKKKK, from the coding sequence ATGACCAAAGCTGAAAAAGTTCAATTTGTAATAGATAAACTCCAGGAATTATACCCAACCATACCTATACCATTAGATCATAAAGATCCTTATACGTTATTAATAGCAGTACTTATGTCTGCACAGAGCACAGATGTTAGGGTAAATAAAATTACACCACTCTTATTTGAGGTTGCAGACAATCCTTATAAAATGGTAAAATTATCTGTTGAAGAAATTAGAGATATAATTAAACCTGTAGGTCTTTCTCCTATGAAAGCAAAAGGTATACACGGTTTGAGTGAAATCTTAATAGATAAATATGATGGCAAAGTTCCTGCAGATTTTGAAGCTTTAGAAAGCTTACCAGCTGTAGGGCATAAAACAGCAAGTGTTGTAATGAGCCAAGCTTTTGGCATTCCTGCTTTCCCAGTAGACACTCATATTCATAGGTTAATGTATCGTTGGAATTTAACCAATGGAAAAAATGTGGTGCAAACCGAAAAAGACGCAAAGCGATTATTCCCAAAAGAGCTTTGGAATGATCTTCACTTACAAATAATCTGGTACGGCAGAGAGTATTCTCCAGCAAGAGGTTGGGACTTAGACAAAGACATTATTACTAAAACCATAGGTAGAAAAACTGTATTAGCAGATTACTACAAAAAGAAAAAATAG
- a CDS encoding stage II sporulation protein M — translation MREAAFVKQNKDKWLRFENILSNNTQVSPDEISNLYVEITDHLSYAQTFYPKSNTLTYLNGLSVKAHQSIYKTKKESRNRFLSFYVKEFPLFFYAYHKQLLLSFLVFVLFTIVGAFSASGDGAFVRAVMGDAYVNMTLENIANEDPMAVYKQASEMNMFLGITINNIRVSLMAFVLGIFLGIGTLFLIMRNAIMLGAFQYFFYDKGVLWESVRTIWIHGTIEISVIIIAGCAGLVVGQGILFPNTFTRLTSFVNGIKAGLKIVISTIPFFIIAGFLEGFVTRHTEMPDWLAICIIVISLALILFYYVIYPIQLHKKHERQLNTI, via the coding sequence ATGCGTGAGGCCGCTTTTGTGAAGCAAAATAAAGACAAATGGTTAAGATTTGAAAACATCTTATCTAATAACACACAAGTGTCTCCAGATGAAATTTCTAATCTTTATGTAGAGATTACAGACCACTTAAGCTATGCGCAAACCTTTTACCCCAAAAGTAACACGCTAACCTATTTAAATGGCTTATCTGTAAAAGCTCACCAAAGTATTTATAAAACCAAAAAAGAATCTAGAAATAGATTTTTAAGCTTTTATGTAAAAGAGTTTCCGTTATTTTTTTATGCCTATCATAAGCAGTTACTATTAAGCTTTTTAGTTTTTGTATTATTTACAATAGTTGGCGCTTTTTCTGCTTCTGGAGATGGTGCATTTGTTAGAGCTGTAATGGGAGATGCATATGTAAATATGACGTTAGAGAATATAGCTAATGAAGATCCTATGGCCGTTTATAAACAAGCCAGTGAAATGAACATGTTTTTAGGTATCACCATTAATAATATAAGGGTTTCTTTAATGGCATTTGTATTAGGCATATTTTTAGGAATAGGTACACTGTTTTTAATTATGCGTAATGCCATTATGCTTGGCGCATTTCAATATTTCTTTTACGATAAAGGTGTCTTATGGGAATCTGTGAGAACTATATGGATTCACGGTACTATAGAAATTTCAGTAATCATAATTGCTGGCTGTGCTGGTTTGGTTGTAGGACAAGGTATTTTGTTTCCAAATACGTTTACCAGACTTACATCTTTTGTAAATGGAATTAAAGCAGGTTTAAAAATTGTAATTAGTACAATACCTTTTTTTATAATTGCTGGTTTTTTAGAAGGTTTTGTAACCCGACATACAGAAATGCCAGACTGGTTAGCTATATGCATAATAGTTATATCCTTAGCTCTAATTTTATTTTATTACGTTATTTATCCAATACAACTTCACAAAAAACATGAAAGACAACTCAATACAATTTAA
- a CDS encoding RNA polymerase sigma factor, giving the protein MMQYSTSDAALVRKYMDGDETALSTLINRHQQKLYSFIYSKVFDRTITEDVFQDTFIKVIRTLKRGKYNEEGKFLPWVMRISHNLVIDHFRKNSRMPKFEGKGDFSIFDVLKEDTLNAEKMLIKEQIESDVRELIHELPEDQKEVLIMRIYKDMSFKDIAEQTDVSINTALGRMRYALINLRKVIEEHNIVLTNY; this is encoded by the coding sequence ATGATGCAATATTCAACTTCAGATGCAGCTCTTGTCCGTAAATATATGGATGGTGACGAAACAGCACTAAGCACTCTAATAAATAGACACCAACAAAAACTTTATAGTTTTATTTATTCTAAGGTTTTTGACCGTACCATAACAGAAGATGTTTTTCAAGACACTTTTATTAAGGTTATAAGAACTCTTAAGCGAGGAAAATATAATGAGGAAGGTAAGTTTTTACCTTGGGTTATGCGTATTTCTCATAATCTTGTTATAGACCACTTTAGAAAAAACAGTCGCATGCCTAAGTTTGAAGGTAAAGGTGACTTTAGCATTTTTGATGTTTTAAAAGAAGATACATTAAATGCTGAAAAGATGCTCATTAAAGAGCAAATAGAAAGCGATGTACGCGAATTAATACATGAATTGCCAGAAGATCAAAAAGAAGTTTTAATAATGCGTATTTATAAAGACATGAGCTTTAAAGATATTGCAGAACAGACAGATGTGAGTATTAATACTGCTTTAGGGCGTATGAGATATGCATTAATTAATTTGAGAAAAGTTATAGAGGAGCATAATATTGTATTAACCAATTACTAA
- a CDS encoding RDD family protein produces the protein MDNFQIETAQNISIQQQVAGIGERMLAFFVDICIYIAYVILVMLSLSGVNISSEDEWMYGMVIMLPMFLYHLLWETFWNGRSPGKAAVGIRVVMLDGSNPNFSNYLIRWLLRLVDISFTSGSVAIVTLLLSGKGQRLGDIAAKTTVITTKGKVKFNDIIYSSVEENYQPVYPQVTVFTDNEIQNIKTIFYRAKAKSQHHIILKLASKLKVVMDIETEQKPILFIETVIKDYNYYTQL, from the coding sequence ATGGATAATTTTCAAATTGAAACTGCTCAAAATATTAGTATACAACAACAAGTTGCTGGTATTGGTGAGCGTATGTTAGCTTTTTTTGTTGATATCTGTATTTATATAGCCTACGTTATTCTTGTAATGCTATCGCTTTCAGGTGTAAATATTTCTTCTGAAGACGAATGGATGTATGGTATGGTTATAATGTTGCCAATGTTCTTATACCACTTGTTATGGGAAACGTTTTGGAATGGAAGATCACCTGGTAAAGCAGCTGTAGGAATAAGGGTTGTAATGTTAGATGGTTCTAACCCTAATTTTTCAAATTACTTAATAAGATGGTTATTGCGCTTGGTAGATATATCATTTACATCTGGTAGTGTAGCAATAGTAACATTATTATTAAGCGGAAAAGGACAACGTTTGGGAGATATTGCTGCTAAGACCACTGTAATTACAACTAAAGGAAAAGTTAAGTTTAATGATATAATATACTCTAGTGTAGAAGAAAATTATCAACCTGTATATCCTCAAGTTACGGTATTTACAGATAATGAAATACAGAATATAAAAACAATCTTTTACCGAGCTAAAGCAAAAAGCCAACATCATATTATATTAAAGCTCGCGTCTAAACTTAAAGTAGTAATGGATATAGAAACAGAACAAAAGCCTATATTGTTTATTGAAACTGTCATTAAAGACTATAACTACTATACCCAACTGTAA